TGCTTGCCGGCAAGGTGGCAATCGTTGCCGGATACGGAGACGTCGGCAAAGGGTCAGCACAGTCCCTGGCCGGTGCCGGTGCACGGGTGCTGGTCACCGAAGTCGATCCGATCTGTGCGTTGCAGGCCGCCATGGACGGTTTTGAAGTGGTGACACTGGATGACGATATTGAACGGGCCGATGTCATTGTCACCGCAACAGGCAACAAGGATATCCTGACGGTGGAACACATGCGCCGCGTCAAGGACATGGCAATCGTGTGCAATATCGGCCACTTCGACAATGAAATTCAGGTCGCAGGCCTGAAAAACTTCAAATGGACCAACGTCAAACCGCAAGTGGACATGATCGAATTTCCCGCCGGCAACCGGATGATCCTGCTGTCTGAAGGACGCCTGGTGAATCTCGGCAACGCGACAGGCCATCCGAGTTTCGTCATGTCCGCTTCCTTTGCCAACCAGACGCTGGCGCAGATCGAGTTGTGGACCAAGGGTGATCAGTACAAAAATTCGGTCTACGTGCTGCCCAAGCATCTCGATGAAAAGGTTGCCATGCTGCATCTGTCCAAGATCGGTGCCAAGCTGACCAGGCTCTCCGAAGAGCAGGCAAGCTATATCGGCGTCACCCCGGACGGCCCGTTCAAGCCGGAAACCTATCGTTACTAGATCAGCATGATTTTTGGTTGAACCAACCAAAAATCATAAACCTGACCGCTTTCAAAGTAACAGAGCAACTCTATAGGTACTATCGAACCCATGTTGCTCTGGCGCTGTTTCCGATATCCCCAGACGTTTTCCAGAGCGCACTGTCCCGTTGATAAGATTTCAACGGGGTAGTGTGCTTTTTGCTCCCATGCGGCTATACCTGTCACGGGACATTGCGTGTTCGATTCGCACGGGGACGCACAGCATGCTGCAGTAACCCCGATATGGGTGAGTGAAGTTGCTTTGCGTTCGGGACAACAGGCATTCACATTAATGCGTAGAGTTGCTCTAACACTTTGGAATCGAGTACCTTTTCTTCTGTCAGGTGATTCCGTCTGACTGGAGGGTGCTCCAGGAAAAAACGTTTTCAGGGGGCCTGAAACGCTTTGCACTTTGTGCGAGACACTGGCAGGGGGTCATGTGCGGCAACACTGATAGTTGCCGCGACAGCCGGATTGTGTGCGCTGCCGTCCCATGCTGTCGCCCAGAGCTTTTTGAATACAACGGTTTCCGTCCAGAACAGCTATGCTTTTGCAACCCTGCTTTTGTCGGCAGTTGTGATGCTGTGGGCTTTCATCGCAGTGCGCCGCATTACGACGGGCAAAACCGAAGCTGAGGCCAGAATTGCCGGGCTGGAAGCAGACCTGAACGAGGCGCAGGCCATCATCAACGCCGAGCCAAGCGTGCTGTTCATCTGGCGGACCAGTCAGGGTGCACCGGATACCATCACCGGTGATTTGCGCGGCACGGTTCAACTGAATACCGAACTGGAAAATCTGGCCGAGTTTTCCAGTTGGCTTGATGAGGAATCCATCGGCGCCATGGAAAGCGGGCTGGATGTGCTGCGCTCGGCCGGTACGCCGTTCAACATGGCCCTGAAGACCCTGGATGGCGAACTGGTCGAAGCAGACGGCCGCGTCGCCGGCGGTGTCGCGACCATGCGCATCAAGCCATTGTCCGGTGAACGGCGCGACACAAAGGAGCTGATGTTCGATGCCAGGCGCCTGGGCAAACAGGTTGAACGGCTGAGTTCAATGCTCGACAAGGCGCCGTTTCCGGTGTTTCTGCGCGACGAGGCCGGTAGCCTGGTCTGGGTAAACCAGGCCTATATGGACGCTATTGAACATTCAGATATCGACGAGGTGATTTCGCAAAACATTTCCCTCATCGACCGGGAAGCCTTCAAGCTGGTTTCTACCCAAGCCGGTAACGAGCGCTCGATTTCCCGCGGTGCCGCAGTTGTGGCAGGCGCCAAACGCATTCTGGAACTGGTGGAAGTGCCGTTCGACAACACGACCGCCTCGTTTGCGCTGGACATGACGCGCCTTGAAGACACCCGCAAGGAGCTGGATCGCCAGATTCGCTCCCATGCCAGTACGCTGAACAAGATCACGGCAGCCATAGCCACCTTTGCAGCGGACCAGAAGCTGTCGTTCTACAATGCCGCCTTTGCGCAATTGTGGTCGCTGGACACAAAGTGGCTCGACACGCACCCCAGCCATGGCGAGATTCTCGACCGGCTGCGCGAGGAACGCAAACTGCCTGAACAGGCCAATTACCGGAGCTGGAAAACAGAGCAGCTTGCGTCCTATGCGCGCCTGGATACGCCGGACGAATTGTGGCACCTGCCGGATGGCCGGTCCCTGCGCGTGGTGTCCGAGCAGCCGCGCTCCGGCGAGGTCTCGGTGTTGTACGAAGACGTGTCCGAGAAGATACAGCTTGAAAGCCGCTACAACGAGCTGATCGGCGTACAGCGCGAGACGATCGACAACATGCATGAAGGGCTGGCGCTGTTTGGCACAGACGGTTGCCTGAAACTCTTCAACCCGACATTCGGCCGTTTCTGGCAACTGGACGAAGCCTTTCTCGATAAACGCCCGCACGTGGTTGAAGTGTTTCAGCAATGTGCCCGGCTGATGCCGCAGCAGGATATGTGGAACGAGGTCAAGCTGGCCGTTACATCGCTGTCCGACAGCCGCAGACCGCTTCAGGACCGGCTGATCCGCCCGGACGGCATGGTGCTGGATTACAATGTCGTGCCGTTGCCCGACGGCAACACGCTGATAACCTATGTGGACGTAACTGCCAGTTCGGGTATTGAACGTGCACTGCGCGAGCGCAATGAGGCGCTGGAAGCCGCAGACCGGCTCAAGACCGGCTTCCTGTCAAATGTGTCCTATGAACTGCGCACGCCGCTGAACTCGATCTTGGGATTTGCCTCGATGCTGTCGGCCGGTATTGCCGGTGAACTGGCTCCGAAACAATCGGAATATGTTGCCGACATTCAGTCATCATCAAATGATCTGCTGGCGGTCATCGACGCCATTCTAGACCTCACGACCATTGATGCAGGCGCCATGGAACTGCGTCTGGAGACGATTGCGGTCGAAGACCTGTTGTCGGATGTCGCCAATGATTTCTCCAGGCGTATCGACGAACGGGATCTGACGCTGAACATAGAGATTGCCGAAAACGCCGGGTCGCTGAAGGCCGACAGCCGGCGGCTTCATCAGACCATCGGTCACCTGTTGTCGAATGCCATCGGCTTTTCGCCAACCGGCGCCACAGTGCGCATGGGCGCCCGGCGCGACGGCAGCGATGTACTGTTGTGGGTAGCTGATAACGGCAGGGGCATGGATGATGAATTCCAGAAAAAGGCGTTTGAACGGTTCAATGCGAAACCGCTTGCGGGTGGCCATCGCGGCCCCGGCCTGGGCCTGGCACTGGTGAAGAGTTTTGTGGAACTGCACGGCGGGTCGGTCCGCCTGATGTCAAA
Above is a window of Anderseniella sp. Alg231-50 DNA encoding:
- a CDS encoding ATP-binding protein, with protein sequence MLWAFIAVRRITTGKTEAEARIAGLEADLNEAQAIINAEPSVLFIWRTSQGAPDTITGDLRGTVQLNTELENLAEFSSWLDEESIGAMESGLDVLRSAGTPFNMALKTLDGELVEADGRVAGGVATMRIKPLSGERRDTKELMFDARRLGKQVERLSSMLDKAPFPVFLRDEAGSLVWVNQAYMDAIEHSDIDEVISQNISLIDREAFKLVSTQAGNERSISRGAAVVAGAKRILELVEVPFDNTTASFALDMTRLEDTRKELDRQIRSHASTLNKITAAIATFAADQKLSFYNAAFAQLWSLDTKWLDTHPSHGEILDRLREERKLPEQANYRSWKTEQLASYARLDTPDELWHLPDGRSLRVVSEQPRSGEVSVLYEDVSEKIQLESRYNELIGVQRETIDNMHEGLALFGTDGCLKLFNPTFGRFWQLDEAFLDKRPHVVEVFQQCARLMPQQDMWNEVKLAVTSLSDSRRPLQDRLIRPDGMVLDYNVVPLPDGNTLITYVDVTASSGIERALRERNEALEAADRLKTGFLSNVSYELRTPLNSILGFASMLSAGIAGELAPKQSEYVADIQSSSNDLLAVIDAILDLTTIDAGAMELRLETIAVEDLLSDVANDFSRRIDERDLTLNIEIAENAGSLKADSRRLHQTIGHLLSNAIGFSPTGATVRMGARRDGSDVLLWVADNGRGMDDEFQKKAFERFNAKPLAGGHRGPGLGLALVKSFVELHGGSVRLMSKLQQGTTVICRLPDSGPREVIPPGSIEQPRSVSMN